From a single Nicotiana tabacum cultivar K326 chromosome 8, ASM71507v2, whole genome shotgun sequence genomic region:
- the LOC107792194 gene encoding uncharacterized protein LOC107792194, protein MAVRECDGRNTFLNDLSVKTGWKRGLSEGSSGTLKLIDIPTSPTIVEYESIIIIESTPSVIEVGQVYEDKQTIASVMKHYSVMNKFQFRVKRSSARRYWLVPYYHLAYAVVDSENDASWKWFFEQFKHAYGKRPNMYVVSDQNECILKETSIVYPDMPHYSCMWHIWTNIRAKFKKGHLKLSELYFATARSYTLDEFNERMSKIEEIDPRVKAYLYDIGYHRWSRVHAMVNKTLTMTSNIIESLNAVTKDARERPIVELLEYMRTLLERWTNEKLLKAKGTFAYLGFKFNKELDDNRTFSHKLRVRASTDYIHTVLDGAMLYIVCLENKRCSCGQFQLDELPCPHALAALRHKDESYEQYCSPYYTRESLLHTYEIPVNPLPDESKWNVPQHIT, encoded by the exons GTTCATCTGGAACACTGAAGTTAATTGATATTCCAACATCTCCGACGATAGTGGAATAtgaaagtataataataatagaaagtACACCAAGTGTTATTGAAGTAGGCCAAGTATACGAAGACAAGCAAACAATTGCAAGTGTAATGAAGCACTATTCTgtcatgaacaagttccaatttAGGGTGAAAAGATCTAGTGCTAGAAG atACTGGCTG GTACCATATTACCATTTGGCATATGCTGTTGTTGATTCAGAAAATGACGCATCATGGAAGTGGTTTTTTGAGCAATTCAAACATGCATATGGTAAAAGACCAAATATGTATGTTGTTTCGGATCAGAATGAGTGTATCTTGAAGGAAACATCTATTGTTTATCCCGACATGCCACATTATtcttgcatgtggcatatttggacaaatataaggGCAAAGTTCAAGAAGGGTCATCTAAAGTTAAGCGAATTGTACTTTGCCACGGCACGATCATACACgcttgatgaatttaatgaaaggatgtcaaagattgaagagatTGACCCGCGTGTTAAAGCATACTTATACGATATTGGCTATCATAGATGGTCTCGAGTACATGCTATGGTGAACAAAACTTTGACTATGACATCAAACATTATAGAGTCGTTGAATGCTGTAACAAAAGATGCAAGAGAGCGGCCGATAGTAGAACTATTAGAGTATATGAGGACTCTTCTTGAACGTTGGACTAATGAAAAATTATTGAAAGCAAAAGGTACATTCGCATACCTTGGGTTTAAATTCAACAAAGAGTTGGATGATAACAGAACATTTTCGCACAAGCTTAGA gtgagggcttcaacaGATTACATCCATACAGTACTAGATGGTGCGATGCTCTATATTGTTTGTCTTGAAAACAAGAGATGTAGTTGTGGGCAATTCCAGCTTGATGAACTTCCTTGTCCACATGCTTTGGCTGCTTTAAGGCACAAGGATGAGTCTTATGAACAATATTGTTCTCCTTATTACACAAGAGAGAGCCTCTTACATACTTATGAAATACCAGTAAATCCCCTACCTGATGAAAGCAAATGGAATGTGCCACAACATATAACTTAA